A single window of Arvicanthis niloticus isolate mArvNil1 chromosome X, mArvNil1.pat.X, whole genome shotgun sequence DNA harbors:
- the LOC117694886 gene encoding odorant-binding protein-like, whose protein sequence is MVKFLLIALALGMSCAHHESLDLNPSEVNGTWHTLYIAANPVDKVVVGGPLRAYFEHMECSDECQTIKIKFNVKVDGECQTHTVVGEKQEDGRYTTDYSGRNYFRPVLKKEDTIFFHNVNVDETGKETNVILVAGKEETLSKAQKQELRKLSKKYNIPKENIQHLVPTDTCSQ, encoded by the exons ATGGTGAAGTTCCTGCTGATTGCTCTTGCATTAGGCATGTCCTGTGCACATCATGAATCTCTTGATTTAAATCCCTCAGAG GTCAATGGGACCTGGCACACCTTGTACATAGCTGCGAATCCTGTGGACAAGGTAGTGGTAGGTGGACCCCTGAGAGCTTACTTTGAGCACATGGAGTGCAGTGATGAATGCCAGACAATCAAAATCAAATTCAATGTCAA ggtGGACGGCGAGTGTCAGACACACACTGTTGTGGGAGAAAAACAAGAAGATGGGCGGTACACTACTGACT ACTCTGGTAGAAATTATTTCCGACCTGTACTGAAGAAAGAAGACACTATTTTCTTTCACAACGTTAATGTGGACGAGACCGGAAAGGAGACAAATGTGATTTTAGTTGCTG GGAAAGAAGAGACCCTGAGCAAAGCACAGAAGCAGGAGCTTAGGAAGCTATCCAAGAAATACAATATTCCAAAGGAGAATATCCAGCATTTGGTGCCCACAG ACACGTGTAGCCAATAA